The DNA region AACGGCCTTGCTATGATGGGATTTATCGCTTTTATCATGCTAGTTGCTGCAGGTTATGGCACTATCTTAAGAGAGAGTGGCGGCATAGACGAGCTTGTAAAATACGCTAGCTTGGTATCTGGCGGCAAGATAGGCGGAGCATTTTTGATGCTTCTTATTGGTCTTCTCGTTACGATGGGTATAGGCACTAGCTTTGGTACGATACCTATCTTAGCTTCTATCTATGTTCCACTATGCGTTAGCCTTGGTTTTGGCATACCAGCCATCATCTTGTTAGTTGGTATCGCTGCAGCTCTAGGAGATGCTGGAAGCCCAGCAAGCGATAGCACACTTGGGCCGACAAGCGGTCTAAATGCTGATGGTGAGCACAACCACATATATGATACTTGTGTGCCTACATTTGTATTTTTCAATATCCCACTCATCATCGGTGGCATAGTTGGAGCTATGATACTTGGATAAAATTTGGCGTTAATTACGCCAAATTTCTTTTTATTTCTTCTACTTTTTATCAATATAAATTTTGGAACATCTTTTGCTTTTGAAAAATATAAAAATTTAAAATGCAAAAAGGATAAGTCAATGATGAGATCACTTTGGTCTGGTGTTTCAGGCCTGCAAGCCCACCAGATAGCCATGGACGTAGAAGGCAATAATATCGCAAATGTCAATACTTATGGTTATAAATACAACCGTGCAAATTTTGCTGATATACTAAGCCAAACTCCAAGAGTCGCTACTGCTCCACAAGGTCAGCTAGGCGGTCAAAACGCTATGCAAATAGGTCTAGGAACGACTATAAACTCAACTACGAGAATTTTCTCACAAGGCACACTGACATCTACTGATAAGCAAACAGACCTTGCACTTCAAGGAAATGGTTTCTTCGTCGTATCTCCAGATGGTGGAACTACAAGATACTATACAAGAAATGGTGACTTTGTCCGTGATAAAGCTGGAAATTTTGTAAACAATAGTGGCTATGTCGTTCAAGGTTGGACAAGAGATGAAGAGACTGGCACTATCGACTCAACTGGACCGATAAAAAATATTGTGATCAAAGAAGGTCTTACTACTCCAGCAAGAGCAACAACAGAAGTAAAGATAAAAGGCAACCTTGACTCAGGCAACACCATAGGACAAAGAAGTACGCCTATTTATTCACTAGACTCTGTTGCTGGTGGACGTGACTATAACAATGACGGAATTTTAAATGCAAACGAAGTCCATAACGAGAATGATGTAAATAATGATCAGTTTTATACAAACTCGAAAAAAGAGCAAAATTTAACAGAGCGTGGCGTCGATCTTGGTGTTACATTTGATGAGCTTGGAAATGGTCTTGCGTTAAGAGATGGACAAGGTATTTGGGTGAGCTATGCAAATGCTAAAACCGAAAAATTTACAGTAGGAAGTGGATTGCCACAAAGTATCGGACAGATAAACCCAGCAGCAACACTTGATATCACAATCAATGGCACAAACATCAAATCTCAAGCTAACACAATAACAAGTATCAGTGATGTTGCAGCTGCGATCAATGCTCAATACAATAAAACTGGCGTTAGAGCTGAAATTTCAGAAGGTAATAAACTAACACTTATAAATAGAAATAACTCAGGCACTACTGAAGAGACAAAAAATATCCATCTAAAAGTAAATGGCGGAAATACTGTTACTGGTTTAGCTGATAAAGATATCATCACAGCTTATCAATATGTCTATACAAGCTCACAAACAACAGCTGTTCATCCAAATAACGATAAAATCGCAAGACAAGTAACAACAACAGAAGATCTTCGCGCTGCTATGCAAGAAGATGCTAGAAACCACGTTGACTACAACGGTGACGGCCAAATAAGAGCAAACTCAGATGCACTAGATGCTGCAAAACTAGCAACCGCAGCACATAGAATAGCACCTGGAACTGGTGGAGCAGCCATAACTAACACTGCATATCAAACAGCTTATAATACAGCATATACCGCTGCAGCTGGTACTCCAGATCAAAAGCATGCAGCTGGTATCGCGGCACTTCAAGCACTTGCAGGTGATGATACAAATGATGGTGTAAAGATTACTGTAAATAAACTAGGTCAATTTCAACTAGAAAATCCATCAAATGAAGTAGCAGATCATGCACTTTACATGACAACAACTGGCCTTACAAAGCCAGCTCAAGGTACAAATAATTCAGCTGTAAATGAAAATGTTAGACTTACAACTATTATGAAAGCACTTGATGGCGCACTAAGCCCAGGCCAAGCTCTAAGAGCAAGTGGAAAGATGATGATGTCAAGCCACGGCTCAACGGCAGAAATTTTTGACTCACTTGGCTCAAAACACACAGTTAGTATCAAATGGACGAAAACGGGCACTACAACAGATGGTGGAACTGAGTGGAGCATGGTTATACAAGTGCCAGAGCCAGCTAAGATAAACTACACAGGCGAGGGCCCAGATAACGTTATAACTGGTACAGCTAGATTTAACGCAAATGGCTCACTTGCAAGTTTCCATCCAGCAACGATAACATTTTCAGCTAACAACGGCTCACAAAGTGGCCAAAACATTAGTTTAAATTTTGGTCTTGGAACTGACTTTAACGGCTTAACAAGCTTTGATAAAGACTCATCAACTGAGTCAATCTCGCAAGATGGCTACACAGGTGGCACATTAAACGGCATAAAAATAGATGAGACTGGAACGATAATAGGCTCATTTTCAAATGGCCAAAGCTTTGGCCTAGCTAAAGTAGCACTTGCTACCTTTACAAATAACGAAGGTCTTCAAAGCGAGGGCGGAAATGTCTTTTCACAAACCGCAAACTCAGGCGAAGCAGTTATCGGTGCAGCTGGTACAGGCGATAAAGGAACGATCGCAGCTTCAAAACTTGAAGCTAGTAACGTCGATCTAAGCCGTGCGCTAACAGATCTTATCGTTATTCAAAGAGGTTTCCAAGCAAACTCAAAAACGATCACAACAAGTGATGAGATGTTAAATACACTTCTTCAATTAAAACAATAATAACTAAGACTTTTACAAAAGGGAGCGTTTGTCTCCCTTTAAAATTTATGCTTTAAATTTACAAATAAAATCAGCCTTCTTTTTGTAAAATGTTAAAAAATTTTACAAAAGAGAAAAAATGCAAGTAACACTACTAAATCACACTCCACTAAATATTTGCTCTCACGCTATCCGCACATGCTGGCAAAGCTTTGATAAAGGCGATAACGGCGGCGAAAAAGATGTTGAGCTAATAGATAGAGTAGGCAATAAATTTAAACACGCCTCCACCTTAGAGCACCTATACTATAACTTCTACATCCAAGGTATCTCTCGTGCGCTGCTTCAAGAGCTAGCTCGTCACCGCTTAGCGAGCTTAAGCGTCAAATCAACTCGCTACACACTAAAAGAGCTAAAAAAAGAGGAGAAATTTGAAGCAGGGCAGTTTGAGCGTGCGGCTAAATTTATCGTACTAACAAATGACGAACTAGTCGATAACGCAAGCATAAAAGCACTTGAAAATTTACGTGAAATTTTAGCTACAACGACAAAGAGTCTTGACATAGTTAAATACTGCTTGCCAGAGTGCTACAAAACTGAGCTTACATGGAGCATAAATGCTAGAAGCTTACAAAATTTCATCTCTTTAAGAAGCTCAAAATCAGCCCTTTGGGAGATAAGAAATTTAGCAAATGCCATCTACGATGCCTTGCCTGATAAGCATAAATTTATATTTGAGAAGTGTTTGCCAGATGATGAGTCAAACTAACATTTACGTTAGTATGATTTGTGATTTAGAAGTGATGAAATGTCAGTAAATTTACTTTTGTAAAATGTAAAGTAGCTCGTCTACGTGGATGTTTCTAGCTTTTAAATTTCTGCTGCCGCGGTAGGCATTGTATTTTTGACGAAGCAGATGAACCTTGCCCATCTGCTTTAAATTTTTATCAAATTCATCTTGGTTGATAAAGCCCTCTGAGTTAAATGAAATGAGTATAAATTTTGCTTTTAAATTTGCTATCAACTCGAAAAATGCCTCGCTTGCTGACGATTTTTTATTAAAAACTGATCTGTTCCAATCCTTTGCGATACCAGAAATTTTTGAAATTTTACTTGGCTCTTCGTAGCTTGCGATGAGATTTAGCATGAAGTAGTTTGAGCCGTATGGGTGCTGGTTATATGGCGGATCAAGATAGACTAGATCAAGCCCATCAAGCTCTTTTGCGAGCAAATTTGCATCCTTTTGATAGACCTCAAAAGGCACTTTAAAATTTGAGAAAATTGGCTTAGTCAAATTTATATCAGAAGTGATTCTTGAGATGGCGTTTTGCCCCCTACCGCCAAACTGACCGATGCCCTCTTTATTTTTATGAAAACCTTTAAAAATTCCACTCGTATTTGCATGTACGCTTGCATTATAAAGTAGTGGGGCTATGAAAAATTTTCTCATCTCCTCTGGCATTAGCTCATCTATGAGCCTTCTTGTAGTGTCGATGAAGATAGCATTTTTTCTTGTGTAAAAGACCCGCTCGCCCTCGGTAATATTTTTATCATCTTGTGGGGCGTAAAGTTTTGTTATAAAGCCTTCAGAAAAACTATTTTTTATCTCTTTTTCAAGCTTTTTTTGCCAAAAATTTATCTCATTTTTTAGATCATTTGTGGCGTTTT from Campylobacter concisus includes:
- the flgE gene encoding flagellar hook protein FlgE, producing MMRSLWSGVSGLQAHQIAMDVEGNNIANVNTYGYKYNRANFADILSQTPRVATAPQGQLGGQNAMQIGLGTTINSTTRIFSQGTLTSTDKQTDLALQGNGFFVVSPDGGTTRYYTRNGDFVRDKAGNFVNNSGYVVQGWTRDEETGTIDSTGPIKNIVIKEGLTTPARATTEVKIKGNLDSGNTIGQRSTPIYSLDSVAGGRDYNNDGILNANEVHNENDVNNDQFYTNSKKEQNLTERGVDLGVTFDELGNGLALRDGQGIWVSYANAKTEKFTVGSGLPQSIGQINPAATLDITINGTNIKSQANTITSISDVAAAINAQYNKTGVRAEISEGNKLTLINRNNSGTTEETKNIHLKVNGGNTVTGLADKDIITAYQYVYTSSQTTAVHPNNDKIARQVTTTEDLRAAMQEDARNHVDYNGDGQIRANSDALDAAKLATAAHRIAPGTGGAAITNTAYQTAYNTAYTAAAGTPDQKHAAGIAALQALAGDDTNDGVKITVNKLGQFQLENPSNEVADHALYMTTTGLTKPAQGTNNSAVNENVRLTTIMKALDGALSPGQALRASGKMMMSSHGSTAEIFDSLGSKHTVSIKWTKTGTTTDGGTEWSMVIQVPEPAKINYTGEGPDNVITGTARFNANGSLASFHPATITFSANNGSQSGQNISLNFGLGTDFNGLTSFDKDSSTESISQDGYTGGTLNGIKIDETGTIIGSFSNGQSFGLAKVALATFTNNEGLQSEGGNVFSQTANSGEAVIGAAGTGDKGTIAASKLEASNVDLSRALTDLIVIQRGFQANSKTITTSDEMLNTLLQLKQ
- a CDS encoding DNA adenine methylase, whose amino-acid sequence is MKPAKQENQAYLKEQILTYLGNKRSLLGFIDLGVKYAKDELKKEKLSCCDLFSGSGVVARFLKQNSEFLVANDLELYSFITNSCYLQNATNDLKNEINFWQKKLEKEIKNSFSEGFITKLYAPQDDKNITEGERVFYTRKNAIFIDTTRRLIDELMPEEMRKFFIAPLLYNASVHANTSGIFKGFHKNKEGIGQFGGRGQNAISRITSDINLTKPIFSNFKVPFEVYQKDANLLAKELDGLDLVYLDPPYNQHPYGSNYFMLNLIASYEEPSKISKISGIAKDWNRSVFNKKSSASEAFFELIANLKAKFILISFNSEGFINQDEFDKNLKQMGKVHLLRQKYNAYRGSRNLKARNIHVDELLYILQK
- the thyX gene encoding FAD-dependent thymidylate synthase translates to MQVTLLNHTPLNICSHAIRTCWQSFDKGDNGGEKDVELIDRVGNKFKHASTLEHLYYNFYIQGISRALLQELARHRLASLSVKSTRYTLKELKKEEKFEAGQFERAAKFIVLTNDELVDNASIKALENLREILATTTKSLDIVKYCLPECYKTELTWSINARSLQNFISLRSSKSALWEIRNLANAIYDALPDKHKFIFEKCLPDDESN